A single genomic interval of Electrophorus electricus isolate fEleEle1 chromosome 2, fEleEle1.pri, whole genome shotgun sequence harbors:
- the thrap3b gene encoding thyroid hormone receptor-associated protein 3b isoform X1, with the protein MSKALNSPSHSQSRSRSRSRSRSYTRSRSSSRSRSRSRKHRYSSRSRSRSHSRDRNYPSRDFQSNRGYNRGFRGYRRPYYYNRGRGRGYFPRGYHRGGGGGGGGGGTGNYGYRSNNWHGGHRDQQQPYEHHAHSPKRGRSRSRSPRKRSGSRSRSRYSERSSSRSRHSSSSSRSSSPRRRNSSSGKPHSKDSKSKASPGEGKETTSKERESKPSETAPEDTSSKWENLSDYGTSPNQSGQGPAASGTQPEVKVSLSGATGNGASVWRSSDPDTKSSPKPGTTTGFGFFSKEDMKAGDKTAISTAFKKFLAEKKKPTSDWDNGQNQDLGSGDAEKEKSSRKQRGVFDMDPVYGESKSEKGLPFLGEDEDYSKALKERKTEEESKYKIKGTISARDLFEERFGKWDDDSFVSNKDLVQREEVDEDEHVIEELYRSRKQAARKEEKASKKKEKKKNRISPSSPSSPRTSERAKPLFPAAREVSPPARPSKKRDPEFNFSVETFTDDAESSSGALAKERRLSQDLVHPLKKDHEEFRSIFQHIQAAQLRRSPSELFAQHIVTIVHHIKAQHFRSSGMSLNERFGMYQRKAAQMELMKQRKSPEIHRRIDVSPSAFKKHSRLFEDVEESEYKDYGKKYEGDSMDLRLDIERRKKYPKREGGKGSGGSRTPSRDLSPDKPSKHKKSKKSKKKRERSPSSSSSSSSPSPQPYRQREYHGEEGEHVEKGGFDKSRLGPREYPGSMERGHRDYEGAHLERGYERGRGGYERGGYDRGGYDRGRGGYDRGFPRMRGRGWNRGNYPGNSNNGNPSNMGGPIRPQDEEWDPEYTPKSRKYYQHDDRDREGEMKWADGRGRGRGLYPRGRGSFTVRRASGSGGAGGSPKWTHDMFQGTTEEGELPDDGSELAHKDEDKAADSTASKP; encoded by the exons ATGTCCAAGGCACTGAATTCTCCTTCTCACTCACAGTCCAGATCGAGGTCCCGGTCTCGGTCCCGGTCTTACACGCGATCTCGGTCCAGCAGCCGTTCTCGCTCGAGGTCCCGAAAGCATCGTTACAG CTCTAGATCTCGCTCCCGTTCACATAGTCGGGACAGGAACTACCCCTCAAGAGATTTTCAGAGTAATCGTGGATATAATCGTGGTTTTCGTGGCTATCGGCGACCCTACTACTACAACCGTGGTAGAGGTCGTGGGTATTTTCCCCGCGGCTAccacagaggtggaggaggaggtggtggtggtggtggtactgGCAACTACGGCTACCGCTCCAACAACTGGCATGGTGGCCACCGTGACCAGCAACAACCTTATGAGCACCATGCTCACAGCCCTAAGAGGGGGCGCTCTCGCTCTCGAAGCCCTCGCAAGCGTTCCGGAAGTCGCAGCCGCTCTCGTTATTCTGAAAGATCGTCTTCCCGTTCCCGCCATTCCAGCTCCTCTTCACGTTCCTCGTCGCCTCGCCGTCGCAATTCGAGCTCTGGAAAACCCCACTCAAAAGATTCAAAGAGTAAAGCTTCACCAGGAGAGGGAAAAGAGACTACTAGTAAAGAGCGGGAATCCAAGCCTTCCGAAACTGCTCCTGAGGATACTTCAAGCAAATGGGAGAATTTGAGTGACTATGGCACCAGTCCAAATCAGTCTGGCCAAGGGCCAGCAGCATCAGGGACTCAGCCTGAGGTCAAGGTGTCCCTCTCTGGAGCTACGGGTAATGGTGCCTCTGTTTGGAGAAGCAGTGACCCTGACACCAAGAGCTCACCAAAGCCAGGAACAACAACTGGCTTTGGTTTCTTCTCAAAGGAAGACATGAAGGCGGGAGACAAAACGGCCATCTccactgcatttaaaaa GTTTTTGGCGGAGAAGAAAAAGCCAACATCTGACTGGGATAACGGTCAGAATCAAGATCTGGGTTCTGGCGATGCTGAAAAGgagaagagcagcagaaagCAGAGGGGCGTTTTTGATATGGATCCAGTTTATGGTGAGTCAAAGTCTGAAAAGGGTCTCCCTTTCCTGGGTGAGGATGAAGATTACTCCAAGGCcttgaaagagagaaagaccgAGGAGGAATCCAAGTATAAAATAAAAGGGACTATATCTGCCCGGGATTTATTTGAGGAACGTTTTGGGAAATGGGACGATGACTCCTTTGTGTCCAACAAAGATTTGGTGCAGCGGGAAGAAGTGGATGAAGACGAACATGTGATTGAGGAGCTTTACCGAAGCCGCAAGCAAGCTGCTCGGAAAGAAGAGAAGGCCTccaagaagaaagagaagaagaaaaaccgGATCAGTCCATCATCTCCATCATCCCCCAGAACCTCAGAGAGGGCCAAGCCACTCTTCCCTGCAGCAAGGGAGGTGTCACCTCCAGCCAGACCCTCTAAGAAGAGAGACCCCGAATTCAATTTTAGTGTGGAAACATTCACTGATGATGCTGAGAG CTCGTCTGGTGCACTGGCCAAAGAGAGGCGTTTGTCTCAGGATTTAGTGCACCCTCTCAAAAAAGACCACGAGGAGTTTCGCTCCATTTTCCAACACATTCAGGCTGCTCAGCTGCGTCGTAGCCCTTCAGAGCTGTTTGCTCAACACATAGTCACAATTGTGCATCACATCAAAG CTCAGCACTTTCGCTCATCTGGGATGTCACTGAATGAACGATTCGGCATGTACCAAAGAAAAGCAGCACAGATGGAATTGATGAAGCAGAGAAAGAGCCCTGAGATCCACAG GAGAATTGATGTGTCTCCCAGTGCTTTTAAGAAGCACTCTCGACTGTTTGAGGATGTGGAAGAGAGCGAATACAAG GATTATGGTAAAAAATATGAAGGAGACTCGATGGACCTGCGTTTGGATATTGAGCGCCGAAAAAAATACCCCAAACGGGAGGGGGGAAAAGGCTCCGGTGGGTCCCGCACCCCCAGCCGCGACCTGTCCCCCGACAAGCCCTCCAAACACAAGAAGTCCAA GAAAAGCAAGAAGAAGCGTGAGCGgtctccttcctcctcttcctcctcctcctctccctccccgcAGCCGTACCGGCAGAGGGAGTACCACGGGGAGGAGGGCGAGCATGTGGAGAAAGGGGGCTTTGATAAGTCCCGCCTGGGGCCCAGAGAGTACCCGGGGTCTATGGAGCGCGGTCACCGTGACTACGAGGGTGCTCACCTAGAGCGGGGCtacgagagaggaagaggagggtatgAGCGTGGTGGATACGACCGGGGCGGATACGACCGAGGACGTGGCGGATATGACAGGGGATTT CCTAGAATGAGAGGCAGAGGATGGAACAGGGGAAATTACCCTGGCAACAGTAACAATGGTAACCCTTCAAACATGGGTGGGCCTATACGACCACAGGATGAGGAGTGGGATCCTGAGTATACCCCTAAGAGCAGGAAATACTACCAG CATGATGACCGTGACCGGGAAGGGGAGATGAAGTGGGCTGATGGGCGTGGCCGGGGGCGTGGCCTGTACCCTCGGGGGCGTGGTTCCTTTACTGTGCGCAGGGCGAGCGGCAGCGGCGGCGCTGGCGGCAGCCCCAAGTGGACCCACGACATGTTCCAGGGCACCACGGAGGAGGGAGAGCTGCCCGACGACGGTTCCGAGCTCGCTCACAAagacgaggacaaggcagcagacagcacagctTCCAAGCCCTAG
- the thrap3b gene encoding thyroid hormone receptor-associated protein 3b isoform X2: MSKALNSPSHSQSRSRSRSRSRSYTRSRSSSRSRSRSRKHRYSSRSRSRSHSRDRNYPSRDFQSNRGYNRGFRGYRRPYYYNRGRGRGYFPRGYHRGGGGGGGGGGTGNYGYRSNNWHGGHRDQQQPYEHHAHSPKRGRSRSRSPRKRSGSRSRSRYSERSSSRSRHSSSSSRSSSPRRRNSSSGKPHSKDSKSKASPGEGKETTSKERESKPSETAPEDTSSKWENLSDYGTSPNQSGQGPAASGTQPEVKVSLSGATGNGASVWRSSDPDTKSSPKPGTTTGFGFFSKEDMKAGDKTAISTAFKKFLAEKKKPTSDWDNGQNQDLGSGDAEKEKSSRKQRGVFDMDPVYDLVQREEVDEDEHVIEELYRSRKQAARKEEKASKKKEKKKNRISPSSPSSPRTSERAKPLFPAAREVSPPARPSKKRDPEFNFSVETFTDDAESSSGALAKERRLSQDLVHPLKKDHEEFRSIFQHIQAAQLRRSPSELFAQHIVTIVHHIKAQHFRSSGMSLNERFGMYQRKAAQMELMKQRKSPEIHRRIDVSPSAFKKHSRLFEDVEESEYKDYGKKYEGDSMDLRLDIERRKKYPKREGGKGSGGSRTPSRDLSPDKPSKHKKSKKSKKKRERSPSSSSSSSSPSPQPYRQREYHGEEGEHVEKGGFDKSRLGPREYPGSMERGHRDYEGAHLERGYERGRGGYERGGYDRGGYDRGRGGYDRGFPRMRGRGWNRGNYPGNSNNGNPSNMGGPIRPQDEEWDPEYTPKSRKYYQHDDRDREGEMKWADGRGRGRGLYPRGRGSFTVRRASGSGGAGGSPKWTHDMFQGTTEEGELPDDGSELAHKDEDKAADSTASKP; the protein is encoded by the exons ATGTCCAAGGCACTGAATTCTCCTTCTCACTCACAGTCCAGATCGAGGTCCCGGTCTCGGTCCCGGTCTTACACGCGATCTCGGTCCAGCAGCCGTTCTCGCTCGAGGTCCCGAAAGCATCGTTACAG CTCTAGATCTCGCTCCCGTTCACATAGTCGGGACAGGAACTACCCCTCAAGAGATTTTCAGAGTAATCGTGGATATAATCGTGGTTTTCGTGGCTATCGGCGACCCTACTACTACAACCGTGGTAGAGGTCGTGGGTATTTTCCCCGCGGCTAccacagaggtggaggaggaggtggtggtggtggtggtactgGCAACTACGGCTACCGCTCCAACAACTGGCATGGTGGCCACCGTGACCAGCAACAACCTTATGAGCACCATGCTCACAGCCCTAAGAGGGGGCGCTCTCGCTCTCGAAGCCCTCGCAAGCGTTCCGGAAGTCGCAGCCGCTCTCGTTATTCTGAAAGATCGTCTTCCCGTTCCCGCCATTCCAGCTCCTCTTCACGTTCCTCGTCGCCTCGCCGTCGCAATTCGAGCTCTGGAAAACCCCACTCAAAAGATTCAAAGAGTAAAGCTTCACCAGGAGAGGGAAAAGAGACTACTAGTAAAGAGCGGGAATCCAAGCCTTCCGAAACTGCTCCTGAGGATACTTCAAGCAAATGGGAGAATTTGAGTGACTATGGCACCAGTCCAAATCAGTCTGGCCAAGGGCCAGCAGCATCAGGGACTCAGCCTGAGGTCAAGGTGTCCCTCTCTGGAGCTACGGGTAATGGTGCCTCTGTTTGGAGAAGCAGTGACCCTGACACCAAGAGCTCACCAAAGCCAGGAACAACAACTGGCTTTGGTTTCTTCTCAAAGGAAGACATGAAGGCGGGAGACAAAACGGCCATCTccactgcatttaaaaa GTTTTTGGCGGAGAAGAAAAAGCCAACATCTGACTGGGATAACGGTCAGAATCAAGATCTGGGTTCTGGCGATGCTGAAAAGgagaagagcagcagaaagCAGAGGGGCGTTTTTGATATGGATCCAGTTTATG ATTTGGTGCAGCGGGAAGAAGTGGATGAAGACGAACATGTGATTGAGGAGCTTTACCGAAGCCGCAAGCAAGCTGCTCGGAAAGAAGAGAAGGCCTccaagaagaaagagaagaagaaaaaccgGATCAGTCCATCATCTCCATCATCCCCCAGAACCTCAGAGAGGGCCAAGCCACTCTTCCCTGCAGCAAGGGAGGTGTCACCTCCAGCCAGACCCTCTAAGAAGAGAGACCCCGAATTCAATTTTAGTGTGGAAACATTCACTGATGATGCTGAGAG CTCGTCTGGTGCACTGGCCAAAGAGAGGCGTTTGTCTCAGGATTTAGTGCACCCTCTCAAAAAAGACCACGAGGAGTTTCGCTCCATTTTCCAACACATTCAGGCTGCTCAGCTGCGTCGTAGCCCTTCAGAGCTGTTTGCTCAACACATAGTCACAATTGTGCATCACATCAAAG CTCAGCACTTTCGCTCATCTGGGATGTCACTGAATGAACGATTCGGCATGTACCAAAGAAAAGCAGCACAGATGGAATTGATGAAGCAGAGAAAGAGCCCTGAGATCCACAG GAGAATTGATGTGTCTCCCAGTGCTTTTAAGAAGCACTCTCGACTGTTTGAGGATGTGGAAGAGAGCGAATACAAG GATTATGGTAAAAAATATGAAGGAGACTCGATGGACCTGCGTTTGGATATTGAGCGCCGAAAAAAATACCCCAAACGGGAGGGGGGAAAAGGCTCCGGTGGGTCCCGCACCCCCAGCCGCGACCTGTCCCCCGACAAGCCCTCCAAACACAAGAAGTCCAA GAAAAGCAAGAAGAAGCGTGAGCGgtctccttcctcctcttcctcctcctcctctccctccccgcAGCCGTACCGGCAGAGGGAGTACCACGGGGAGGAGGGCGAGCATGTGGAGAAAGGGGGCTTTGATAAGTCCCGCCTGGGGCCCAGAGAGTACCCGGGGTCTATGGAGCGCGGTCACCGTGACTACGAGGGTGCTCACCTAGAGCGGGGCtacgagagaggaagaggagggtatgAGCGTGGTGGATACGACCGGGGCGGATACGACCGAGGACGTGGCGGATATGACAGGGGATTT CCTAGAATGAGAGGCAGAGGATGGAACAGGGGAAATTACCCTGGCAACAGTAACAATGGTAACCCTTCAAACATGGGTGGGCCTATACGACCACAGGATGAGGAGTGGGATCCTGAGTATACCCCTAAGAGCAGGAAATACTACCAG CATGATGACCGTGACCGGGAAGGGGAGATGAAGTGGGCTGATGGGCGTGGCCGGGGGCGTGGCCTGTACCCTCGGGGGCGTGGTTCCTTTACTGTGCGCAGGGCGAGCGGCAGCGGCGGCGCTGGCGGCAGCCCCAAGTGGACCCACGACATGTTCCAGGGCACCACGGAGGAGGGAGAGCTGCCCGACGACGGTTCCGAGCTCGCTCACAAagacgaggacaaggcagcagacagcacagctTCCAAGCCCTAG
- the eva1bb gene encoding eva-1 homolog Bb, with product MNPVTKDMELLSNSMATYAHIKDNLESFALYFMLGVCFGLLLALTLLILSATCRPHPATAMPSSPGRRQLKQSSVVDENEAEDESADQADGEEAEVPKVTMAPMSDHSPSNGTIRSINVFTSAEELERARRLEERERIVREIWRNGQPDILATGTGTLGRVHYR from the exons atgaATCCTGTGACAAAGGATATGGAACTGCTGAGTAACAGCATGGCCACTTACGCCCATATTAAAG ACAACTTGGAGAGCTTCGCGCTGTACTTCATGCTGGGCGTGTGCTTTGGGCTGCTGCTGGCTCTTACTCTCCTCATCCTGAGCGCCACCTGCAGGCCACACCCTGCCACGGCGATGCCCTCCTCTCCCGGCAGGAGGCAGCTCAAGCAGTCCAGCGTGGTAGACGAGAACGAGGCAGAGGACGAGAGCGCTGACCAGGCAGACGGCGAGGAGGCAGAGGTGCCGAAAGTTACCATGGCGCCCATGAGCGACCACAGCCCGTCAAACGGGACCATCAGAAGCATCAACGTCTTCACCTCTGCAGAGGAGCTAGAGAGAGCTCGGCGACTGGAGGAGAGGGAACGAATTGTTAGGGAGATCTGGAGAAATGGACAACCAGATATTCTAGCCACAGGAACTGGCACACTTGGACGGGTACACTACCGCTAG
- the thrap3b gene encoding thyroid hormone receptor-associated protein 3b isoform X3, with product MSKALNSPSHSQSRSRSRSRSRSYTRSRSSSRSRSRSRKHRYSSRSRSRSHSRDRNYPSRDFQSNRGYNRGFRGYRRPYYYNRGRGRGYFPRGYHRGGGGGGGGGGTGNYGYRSNNWHGGHRDQQQPYEHHAHSPKRGRSRSRSPRKRSGSRSRSRYSERSSSRSRHSSSSSRSSSPRRRNSSSGKPHSKDSKSKASPGEGKETTSKERESKPSETAPEDTSSKWENLSDYGTSPNQSGQGPAASGTQPEVKVSLSGATGNGASVWRSSDPDTKSSPKPGTTTGFGFFSKEDMKAGDKTAISTAFKKFLAEKKKPTSDWDNGQNQDLGSGDAEKEKSSRKQRGVFDMDPVYGESKSEKGLPFLGEDEDYSKALKERKTEEESKYKIKGTISARDLFEERFGKWDDDSFVSNKDLVQREEVDEDEHVIEELYRSRKQAARKEEKASKKKEKKKNRISPSSPSSPRTSERAKPLFPAAREVSPPARPSKKRDPEFNFSVETFTDDAESSSGALAKERRLSQDLVHPLKKDHEEFRSIFQHIQAAQLRRSPSELFAQHIVTIVHHIKAQHFRSSGMSLNERFGMYQRKAAQMELMKQRKSPEIHRRIDVSPSAFKKHSRLFEDVEESEYKDYGKKYEGDSMDLRLDIERRKKYPKREGGKGSGGSRTPSRDLSPDKPSKHKKSKKSKKKRERSPSSSSSSSSPSPQPYRQREYHGEEGEHVEKGGFDKSRLGPREYPGSMERGHRDYEGAHLERGYERGRGGYERGGYDRGGYDRGRGGYDRGFVRNSINGALLHDVFCGVYLSHCACAAPVLCICSTSEIAF from the exons ATGTCCAAGGCACTGAATTCTCCTTCTCACTCACAGTCCAGATCGAGGTCCCGGTCTCGGTCCCGGTCTTACACGCGATCTCGGTCCAGCAGCCGTTCTCGCTCGAGGTCCCGAAAGCATCGTTACAG CTCTAGATCTCGCTCCCGTTCACATAGTCGGGACAGGAACTACCCCTCAAGAGATTTTCAGAGTAATCGTGGATATAATCGTGGTTTTCGTGGCTATCGGCGACCCTACTACTACAACCGTGGTAGAGGTCGTGGGTATTTTCCCCGCGGCTAccacagaggtggaggaggaggtggtggtggtggtggtactgGCAACTACGGCTACCGCTCCAACAACTGGCATGGTGGCCACCGTGACCAGCAACAACCTTATGAGCACCATGCTCACAGCCCTAAGAGGGGGCGCTCTCGCTCTCGAAGCCCTCGCAAGCGTTCCGGAAGTCGCAGCCGCTCTCGTTATTCTGAAAGATCGTCTTCCCGTTCCCGCCATTCCAGCTCCTCTTCACGTTCCTCGTCGCCTCGCCGTCGCAATTCGAGCTCTGGAAAACCCCACTCAAAAGATTCAAAGAGTAAAGCTTCACCAGGAGAGGGAAAAGAGACTACTAGTAAAGAGCGGGAATCCAAGCCTTCCGAAACTGCTCCTGAGGATACTTCAAGCAAATGGGAGAATTTGAGTGACTATGGCACCAGTCCAAATCAGTCTGGCCAAGGGCCAGCAGCATCAGGGACTCAGCCTGAGGTCAAGGTGTCCCTCTCTGGAGCTACGGGTAATGGTGCCTCTGTTTGGAGAAGCAGTGACCCTGACACCAAGAGCTCACCAAAGCCAGGAACAACAACTGGCTTTGGTTTCTTCTCAAAGGAAGACATGAAGGCGGGAGACAAAACGGCCATCTccactgcatttaaaaa GTTTTTGGCGGAGAAGAAAAAGCCAACATCTGACTGGGATAACGGTCAGAATCAAGATCTGGGTTCTGGCGATGCTGAAAAGgagaagagcagcagaaagCAGAGGGGCGTTTTTGATATGGATCCAGTTTATGGTGAGTCAAAGTCTGAAAAGGGTCTCCCTTTCCTGGGTGAGGATGAAGATTACTCCAAGGCcttgaaagagagaaagaccgAGGAGGAATCCAAGTATAAAATAAAAGGGACTATATCTGCCCGGGATTTATTTGAGGAACGTTTTGGGAAATGGGACGATGACTCCTTTGTGTCCAACAAAGATTTGGTGCAGCGGGAAGAAGTGGATGAAGACGAACATGTGATTGAGGAGCTTTACCGAAGCCGCAAGCAAGCTGCTCGGAAAGAAGAGAAGGCCTccaagaagaaagagaagaagaaaaaccgGATCAGTCCATCATCTCCATCATCCCCCAGAACCTCAGAGAGGGCCAAGCCACTCTTCCCTGCAGCAAGGGAGGTGTCACCTCCAGCCAGACCCTCTAAGAAGAGAGACCCCGAATTCAATTTTAGTGTGGAAACATTCACTGATGATGCTGAGAG CTCGTCTGGTGCACTGGCCAAAGAGAGGCGTTTGTCTCAGGATTTAGTGCACCCTCTCAAAAAAGACCACGAGGAGTTTCGCTCCATTTTCCAACACATTCAGGCTGCTCAGCTGCGTCGTAGCCCTTCAGAGCTGTTTGCTCAACACATAGTCACAATTGTGCATCACATCAAAG CTCAGCACTTTCGCTCATCTGGGATGTCACTGAATGAACGATTCGGCATGTACCAAAGAAAAGCAGCACAGATGGAATTGATGAAGCAGAGAAAGAGCCCTGAGATCCACAG GAGAATTGATGTGTCTCCCAGTGCTTTTAAGAAGCACTCTCGACTGTTTGAGGATGTGGAAGAGAGCGAATACAAG GATTATGGTAAAAAATATGAAGGAGACTCGATGGACCTGCGTTTGGATATTGAGCGCCGAAAAAAATACCCCAAACGGGAGGGGGGAAAAGGCTCCGGTGGGTCCCGCACCCCCAGCCGCGACCTGTCCCCCGACAAGCCCTCCAAACACAAGAAGTCCAA GAAAAGCAAGAAGAAGCGTGAGCGgtctccttcctcctcttcctcctcctcctctccctccccgcAGCCGTACCGGCAGAGGGAGTACCACGGGGAGGAGGGCGAGCATGTGGAGAAAGGGGGCTTTGATAAGTCCCGCCTGGGGCCCAGAGAGTACCCGGGGTCTATGGAGCGCGGTCACCGTGACTACGAGGGTGCTCACCTAGAGCGGGGCtacgagagaggaagaggagggtatgAGCGTGGTGGATACGACCGGGGCGGATACGACCGAGGACGTGGCGGATATGACAGGGGATTT GTGAGGAATTCCATTAACGGAGCACTGTTGCATGATGTCTTCTGTGGAGTTTATCTATCACATTGTGCGTGTGCAGCTCCTGTTCTCTGCATATGTAGTACATCTGAGATTGCTTTCTAA